AGATGTTAACTGTAAAATCAGACGATGTTGAGGGAAGACTTTCTGCTTACAAAGCTTTAACAAGAGGTGAAAACGTTCCTGAGACTGGTATCCCTGAGACGTTCTTTGTTCTAACAAACGAGCTAAAATCACTAGCTCTTGATGTAGAAGTATATGATGAGGATGAGACAAATGAAACTAACTAATTTAAAACCAGTTGAGATAAAAGAAGAGCATAGACCTCGTGATTTTGAAGCTTTTCAACTTCGTTTAGCAAGTCCTGAGAAGATAAAATCTTGGAGTTATGGCGAGGTTAAAAAGCCAGAAACCATCAACTACCGCACGCTAAAACCTGAGCGTGACGGCTTATTTTGTGCCAAAATTTTTGGACCGATCCGTGACTACGAGTGCCTTTGTGGCAAATATAAAAAGATGCGTTATAAAGGCATCAAGTGCGAAAAATGCGGTGTTGAAGTAACGACATCTAAGGTTCGCCGCTCTCGTATGGGTCACATCGAGCTTGTAACTCCAGTGGCTCACATCTGGTATGTAAATTTCTTACCAAGCCGTATTGGTGCGCTTCTTGGTATTAAGATGAAAGACCTTGAGCGCGTACTTTACTATGAGGCATACATTGTTGATAATGCTGGCGAGGCTTATTACGACAATGAAAATTCTAAAAAAGTTGAAAAATACGACGTTTTAAATGAAGAACAATATCAAAGCCTAGCTTCAAGATATGAAGAGACTGGTTTTACGGCTAGAATGGGTGGCGAGGTCATCTATGATATGCTAGCTGAGCTTGATTTGATGGAAATTTTAAATCAGCTAAAAGAAGAGATGGAGTCTACAAATTCTGAGGCTAAGAAAAAGACTATCGTAAAACGCCTAAAAGTTATCGAGAGCTTTTTAAATTCAGGTAACCGCCCAGAGTGGATGATGATAACAAATTTACCAGTTCTTCCACCTGATCTTAGACCGCTAGTCAGCCTTGATGGTGGTAAATTTGCTGTTTCAGACGTAAACGACCTATATCGCCGTGTAATAAACAGAAATAGCCGTCTAAAACGTCTACTTGAGCTTGATGCGCCTGAGATTATTATCAGAAACGAAAAGAGAATGCTTCAAGAGGCTGTTGATGCGCTATTTGACAATGGCCGCAGAGCAAATGCAGTAAAAGGTGCAAACAAGCGCCCGCTAAAATCACTAAGCGAGATCATCAAAGGTAAGCAAGGTCGCTTCCGTCAGAATTTGCTAGGTAAGCGTGTTGACTTCTCTGGACGTTCTGTTATCGTCGTTGGTCCAAAGCTAAAGATGGATCAGTGTGGTCTTCCAAAGAAAATGGCTCTAGAACTATTTAAACCACATTTGCTTGCTCGCCTTGAAGAAAAAGGCTATGCAACAACTGTTAAGCAAGCTAAAAAGATGATAGAAGATAAGACAAATGAGGTTTGGGAGTGCCTAGAAGAGGTCGTTAAAGACTATCCAGTTATGCTAAACCGTGCTCCAACACTTCACAAGCTTTCTATCCAAGCGTTTCACCCAGTGCTTGTTGAAGGCAAGGCGATTCAGCTTCACCCACTAGTTTGTGCGGCGTTCAACGCAGATTTTGACGGTGACCAAATGGCTGTTCATGTGCCACTATCACAAGAGGCTATCGCTGAGTGCAAAATTTTAATGCTTAGCTCAATGAACATCTTGCTTCCTGCAAGCGGTAAGGCTATTACAGTTCCTTCACAAGATATGGTTTTGGGAATTTATTATTTAAGCTTAGAGAGAAACGACGAAAAAGGTGCAAATAAAATTTTCTCAAGTGTTGATGAAGTAATGATTGCTGAAGAGGCTAATACTCTTGGTCTTCACGCTAAAATCAAGACTATGGTTGATAATAAGATCATCTTTACGACGGCTGGTCGCTTGATTTTAAGAGCCATACTTCCTGATTTTGTTCCTGAAAATATGTGGAATAAGATCATGAAGAAAAAAGATATTGCAAATTTGGTTGATTATGTTTATAGAAATGGCGGTCTTGAAGTAACGGCTGACTTCCTTGATAAGCTTAAAAATTTAGGCTTTAGATATGCGACAAAAGCAGGAATTTCTATTTCTATCGCAGATATCATCGTGCCAGATAGCAAGCAAAAATATATTGACGAAGCTAAGAAAAAAGTTCGCGAAATTCAAAAGCAATACGGCGCTGGTCTTTTAACAGATAGTGAGAGATACAACAAGATCATTGATATCTGGACAGATACAAACAACAGCGTTGCAAGCGAGATGATGAAGCTTATCCAAAATGATAAAGGTGGATTTAACTCAATTTACATGATGGCAGACTCGGGTGCGAGAGGTAGTGCAGCGCAGATTCGCCAGCTAGCTGGTATGCGTGGTCTTATGGCAAAACCTGACGGCTCGATCATTGAAACACCGATCATTTCAAACTTCCGTGAGGGTCTAAACATAATGGAGTACTTTAACTCAACCCACGGAGCTAGAAAAGGTCTTGCGGATACCGCGCTAAAAACAGCTAACGCCGGTTATTTAACAAGAAAGCTAATCGACGTAGCTCAAAACGTTAAGGTCACAATGCATGACTGCGGTACGCACGAGGGTGTTGAGATCACAGATATTACAGAGAGTGGTGAACTAATAGAGAGCCTTGAAGAAAGAGTATTGGGCCGTGTTTTAGCAGATGATGTGATCGATCCTATAACTAATGAAATTTTATTTAGCGAAGGCACATTACTTGATGAAGAAAAAGCTAGAGCTATAACCGAGGCTGGCATAAAATCAGTGAGCATTAGAACGCCTATCACGTGCAAGGCACCAAAAGGCGTTTGCGCAAAATGCTACGGCTTAAATTTGGGTGAAGGCAAACTTGTAAAACCAGGCGAAGCAGTTGGTATCATTTCAGCTCAATCTATCGGTGAGCCAGGTACACAGCTAACACTAAGAACATTCCACATAGGTGGTACGGCTTCTACTGAGCAACAAGATCGTCAGGTAATCGCTCAAAAAGAAGGTTTTATTAGATATTACAACCTTAATACTTATGATAACGGTGATAAGAAGATCGTTGCAAATAGAAGAAGTGCAGCTGTGCTGCTTGTTGAGCCAAAGATTAAATCAACGATTGACGGTAAAATAGAGATCGAATATGCCCACGAAGATGTAAATATCGTGATAAAAGGTAAAAAAGAAGAGGTTAAATATACAATTAGAAGAAATGATCTTGCTAAACCAAATGAATTAGCTGGTGTTAGCGGAAAGATCGAAGGAAAGATGTATATACCTTATGTAAGTGGCGATAAGGTAAAAGAGAATGAAAGTATCGTTGAGATCATAAAAGAGGGTTGGAATATCCCAAATCGTATCCCATACGCTAGTGAACTTAAAATTTCAGACGGAGATCCTGTAACTCGTAAAATTTTAGCCGACGCAAATGGTGTGGTTAAATTTTTCATATTAAAAGGTGATTATCTTGATAGGGTTAAAGATATCAAAAAAGGTCACAAAGTAACTGAAAAAGGTTTCTTTGTAGTTGTTTCTGATAAAGATGGACGTGAGGCGGTTCGCCATTATAT
The DNA window shown above is from Campylobacter concisus and carries:
- the rpoC gene encoding DNA-directed RNA polymerase subunit beta', producing MKLTNLKPVEIKEEHRPRDFEAFQLRLASPEKIKSWSYGEVKKPETINYRTLKPERDGLFCAKIFGPIRDYECLCGKYKKMRYKGIKCEKCGVEVTTSKVRRSRMGHIELVTPVAHIWYVNFLPSRIGALLGIKMKDLERVLYYEAYIVDNAGEAYYDNENSKKVEKYDVLNEEQYQSLASRYEETGFTARMGGEVIYDMLAELDLMEILNQLKEEMESTNSEAKKKTIVKRLKVIESFLNSGNRPEWMMITNLPVLPPDLRPLVSLDGGKFAVSDVNDLYRRVINRNSRLKRLLELDAPEIIIRNEKRMLQEAVDALFDNGRRANAVKGANKRPLKSLSEIIKGKQGRFRQNLLGKRVDFSGRSVIVVGPKLKMDQCGLPKKMALELFKPHLLARLEEKGYATTVKQAKKMIEDKTNEVWECLEEVVKDYPVMLNRAPTLHKLSIQAFHPVLVEGKAIQLHPLVCAAFNADFDGDQMAVHVPLSQEAIAECKILMLSSMNILLPASGKAITVPSQDMVLGIYYLSLERNDEKGANKIFSSVDEVMIAEEANTLGLHAKIKTMVDNKIIFTTAGRLILRAILPDFVPENMWNKIMKKKDIANLVDYVYRNGGLEVTADFLDKLKNLGFRYATKAGISISIADIIVPDSKQKYIDEAKKKVREIQKQYGAGLLTDSERYNKIIDIWTDTNNSVASEMMKLIQNDKGGFNSIYMMADSGARGSAAQIRQLAGMRGLMAKPDGSIIETPIISNFREGLNIMEYFNSTHGARKGLADTALKTANAGYLTRKLIDVAQNVKVTMHDCGTHEGVEITDITESGELIESLEERVLGRVLADDVIDPITNEILFSEGTLLDEEKARAITEAGIKSVSIRTPITCKAPKGVCAKCYGLNLGEGKLVKPGEAVGIISAQSIGEPGTQLTLRTFHIGGTASTEQQDRQVIAQKEGFIRYYNLNTYDNGDKKIVANRRSAAVLLVEPKIKSTIDGKIEIEYAHEDVNIVIKGKKEEVKYTIRRNDLAKPNELAGVSGKIEGKMYIPYVSGDKVKENESIVEIIKEGWNIPNRIPYASELKISDGDPVTRKILADANGVVKFFILKGDYLDRVKDIKKGHKVTEKGFFVVVSDKDGREAVRHYIPRNSIIQVSDNDAVERATVVSLPEKDDKLIIAEWDPYSTPTIAEEAGVVSFEDIEPGYSATEQADEATGQRRLVINEYLPSGVKPAIIIATKKGNLIKYPLDPKTAIFVSSGDEVAQADILAKTPKAVAKSKDITGGLPRVSELFEARRPKNTAIVAEIDGVVRFDKPLRSKERIIIQAEDGTTAEYLIEKSRQIQVRDGEFVHAGEKLTDGLISSHDILRILGEKALHYYLISEIQQVYRRQGVAIADKHIEIIVSQMLRQVKIVDSGNTNFIVGDMVSRNKFKEENERIMNMGGEPAIAEPILLGVTRAAIGSDSVISAASFQETTKVLTEASIAAKFDYLEDLKENVILGRMIPVGTGFYKDKKVKIKEN